A genome region from Deinococcus sp. KNUC1210 includes the following:
- a CDS encoding RodZ family helix-turn-helix domain-containing protein: protein MTGRSSTAHGRAGQALDKHGAGQLIRQRREALGYTQEDVVAHTSIPVSTYVSELENGKVSVGRSKHFPSLAQFLQLSEADVRAINPAAVIEVRAGPQAAEQLERDLSPNLARAAELYADRPRYAGFGTPRWLNYLNAFNFYDGQEPEPEGWAELFLTLKQSNVTPGDRE from the coding sequence ATGACAGGTAGGTCTTCCACCGCTCATGGACGCGCAGGGCAGGCGCTCGACAAGCATGGGGCCGGGCAGCTTATCCGGCAGCGGCGGGAAGCGCTGGGCTACACGCAGGAAGACGTGGTGGCGCACACCAGCATTCCCGTCTCGACCTACGTTTCCGAACTGGAAAACGGCAAGGTCAGCGTGGGCCGCAGCAAGCATTTTCCCAGTCTGGCGCAGTTCCTCCAGCTTTCAGAGGCCGACGTGCGGGCGATCAATCCGGCGGCGGTGATCGAGGTGCGGGCAGGTCCCCAGGCTGCCGAGCAGCTTGAACGCGACCTTTCGCCCAATCTGGCGCGGGCGGCAGAGCTGTATGCCGACCGGCCCCGGTACGCGGGCTTCGGCACGCCGCGTTGGCTGAATTATCTGAACGCCTTCAATTTCTACGACGGGCAGGAACCCGAGCCGGAAGGCTGGGCCGAACTGTTTCTGACGCTGAAACAGTCGAATGTGACGCCGGGAGACCGCGAGTGA